Proteins encoded within one genomic window of Thermococcus celer Vu 13 = JCM 8558:
- a CDS encoding AI-2E family transporter, with protein sequence MKVEGAVWAATVLLIIYLAWRTVGPLITPIFFALILAYAAYPIHKRLSPRIGEVGSALALTVLIVGLGGLITFELLMVSVQVAASLYGSVVEFLGWLMNQPLPPKILDFLGSFSNQLIPKLSEYISKRAFSIPTYLLQLLVFLFTFYYALAFSREITEEIRLLIPERNRRLGEQILESLNKTLGALVRAWLVLNVMKGFLMTLGFIIFGVSDLYTAIVAGFLTFVFSFVPLFEGWMIWLIAGAYFAKEGMYLHAVGISLYGFLLVSPMPDYTVRPMMVAKDANLDETLVFIGMVGGTWAMGVKGLIIGPIVLNLLLVLLKEWKGELSKEPSRPLPQAPSKPAPRPQA encoded by the coding sequence ATGAAAGTCGAGGGTGCCGTCTGGGCCGCAACGGTTCTCCTGATAATCTACCTCGCGTGGAGAACGGTTGGCCCGCTGATAACTCCGATATTCTTCGCCCTGATACTGGCCTACGCGGCCTACCCGATACACAAACGGCTGAGCCCCAGGATCGGCGAGGTGGGCTCAGCGCTGGCCCTGACGGTGTTGATAGTCGGTCTCGGCGGTTTGATCACCTTCGAGCTCCTGATGGTGTCCGTTCAGGTCGCGGCCTCCCTCTACGGGAGCGTCGTTGAGTTCCTCGGCTGGCTCATGAACCAGCCCCTACCACCGAAGATCCTCGACTTCCTCGGGAGCTTCTCCAACCAGCTGATCCCGAAGCTTTCGGAGTACATATCAAAACGGGCCTTCTCCATTCCAACCTATCTCTTACAGCTCCTCGTCTTCCTCTTCACGTTCTACTACGCCCTGGCCTTCTCCCGCGAGATAACCGAGGAGATACGCCTGCTCATTCCGGAGAGAAACCGCCGCCTCGGAGAACAGATACTGGAGAGCCTCAATAAAACACTTGGCGCCCTGGTGAGGGCCTGGCTCGTCCTCAACGTCATGAAGGGCTTCCTGATGACGCTCGGGTTCATTATCTTCGGCGTCTCCGACCTCTACACGGCGATAGTGGCGGGTTTCCTGACCTTCGTCTTCTCCTTTGTCCCCCTCTTCGAGGGCTGGATGATATGGCTCATCGCCGGGGCGTACTTCGCCAAGGAGGGCATGTACCTGCACGCGGTTGGCATCTCGCTCTACGGCTTCCTCCTTGTCTCACCGATGCCCGACTACACGGTGAGGCCCATGATGGTGGCGAAAGACGCCAACCTCGACGAGACCCTCGTCTTCATAGGGATGGTCGGCGGAACCTGGGCCATGGGCGTGAAGGGACTGATAATAGGCCCGATAGTCCTTAACCTCCTCCTCGTGCTCCTGAAGGAGTGGAAGGGGGAGCTATCTAAAGAACCCTCACGCCCGCTTCCTCAAGCTCCCTCAAAGCCCGCTCCTCGTCCTCAGGCCTGA